The following proteins are co-located in the Calliphora vicina chromosome 2, idCalVici1.1, whole genome shotgun sequence genome:
- the LOC135949814 gene encoding probable cyclin-dependent serine/threonine-protein kinase DDB_G0292550, whose amino-acid sequence NNNNNNNNNNNNNNNNNNNNNNNNNNNNNNNNNNNNNNNNNNNNNNNNNNNNNNNNNNNNNNNNNNNNNNNNNNNNNNNNNNNNNNNNNNNNNNNNNNNNNNNNNNNNNNNNNNNNNNNNNNNNNNNNNNNNNNNNNNNNNNNNNNNNNNNNNNNNNNNNNNNNNNNNNNNNNNNNNNNNNNNNNNNNNNNNNNNNNNNNNNNNNNNNNNNNNNNNNNNNNNNNNNNNNNNNNNNNNNNNNNNNNNNNNNNNNNNNNNNNNNNNNNNNNNNNNNNNNNNNNNNNNNNNNNNNNNNNNNNNNNNNNNNNNNNNNNNNNNNNNNNNNNNNNNNNNNNNNNNNNNNNNNNNNNNNNNNNNNNNNNNNNNNNNNNNNNNNNNNNNNNNNNNNNNNNNNNNNNNNNNNNNNNNNNNNNNNNNNNNNNNNNNNNNNNNNNNNNNNNNNNNNNNNNNNNNNNNNNNNNNNNNNNNNNNNNNNNNNNNNNNNNNNNNNNNNNNNNNNNNNNNNNNNNNNNNNNNNNNNNNNNNNNNNKNINNVMDRIEYMLTNLLNMITMFISKLCK is encoded by the coding sequence aataataataataataataataataataataataataataataataataataataataataataataataataataataataataataataataataataataataataataataataataataataataataataataataataataataataataataataataataataataataataataataataataataataataataataataataataataataataataataataataataataataataataataataataataataataataataataataataataataataataataataataataataataataataataataataataataataataataataataataataataataataataataataataataataataataataataataataataataataataataataataataataataataataataataataataataataataataataataataataataataataataataataataataataataataataataataataataataataataataataataataataataataataataataataataataataataataataataataataataataataataataataataataataataataataataataataataataataataataataataataataataataataataataataataataataataataataataataataataataataataataataataataataataataataataataataataataataataataataataataataataataataataataataataataataataataataataataataataataataataataataataataataataataataataataataataataataataataataataataataataataataataataataataataataataataataataataataataataataataataataataataataataataataataataataataataataataataataataataataataataataataataataataataataataataataataataataataataataataataataataataataataataataataataataataataataataataataataataataataataataataataataataataataataataataataataataataataataataataataataataataataataataataataataataataataataataataataataataataataataataataataataataataataataataataataataataataataataataataataataataataataataataataataataataataataataataataataataataataataataataataataataataataataataataataataataataataataataataataataataataataataataataataataataataataataataataataataataataataataataataataataataataataataataataataataataataataataataataataataataataataataataataataataacaataataagaatATCAACAACGTCATGGATAGAATTGAATATATGCTAACAAACCTTCTCAATATGATAACAATGTTTATCTCAAAACTATGCAAATAA